In Gossypium raimondii isolate GPD5lz chromosome 12, ASM2569854v1, whole genome shotgun sequence, a single window of DNA contains:
- the LOC105763831 gene encoding BON1-associated protein 2-like — METKSRTLEITVLSAEDLRIDNKPVKKNAYVVVSVDPFNNKASKVDGEGGSYPSWNDKLVMEMPLQTRFVTLLVKCKGSRGEKTVGLARIPVMDFVGGYSPATCLQFLSYRLRDPKGLKNGIINVSLRVKEPLQDCSSQAAAAGGGNAATIGLGIPIDGRRDYGMVTGIPIWTGYPSNSLF, encoded by the coding sequence atggaGACCAAGTCTCGCACTCTAGAGATCACGGTTTTATCAGCAGAAGACCTGAGAATCGACAACAAACCGGTGAAAAAGAACGCCTACGTCGTCGTTTCGGTCGACCCTTTCAACAACAAGGCGAGCAAGGTCGACGGAGAAGGAGGCAGCTACCCTTCGTGGAACGACAAGCTGGTGATGGAAATGCCGTTACAGACGCGGTTTGTAACCCTCCTAGTCAAATGCAAGGGGTCCAGAGGGGAAAAAACGGTGGGGTTAGCGAGGATACCGGTGATGGATTTCGTCGGAGGGTATTCGCCGGCGACTTGTTTGCAATTCTTGAGTTACAGGTTAAGGGATCCCAAGGGGTTGAAGAATGGGATTATTAATGTTTCATTGAGAGTAAAAGAGCCTTTGCAGGATTGTTCTTCACAGGCTGCGGCTGCTGGTGGTGGTAATGCGGCGACGATAGGGCTGGGAATTCCCATTGATGGACGAAGAGATTATGGTATGGTTACTGGGATTCCAATATGGACTGGTTATCCATCTAATTCTTTGTTTTAG